Proteins encoded by one window of Bryobacteraceae bacterium:
- a CDS encoding alkaline phosphatase has product MNHRVLAAALLTAASAFSQGTPSVTILLPEHTRLLQGQQVDIVLEVRNAASVSGLKVMAGNVDWTQRFSQPVQAELDCDTTSDYVLRADLQSFETPGEVKLDVSISAGGTVVTDSRDILVRPFAANMRRNLILFIGDAMGTAYRDAARLVSRAIVSNGKNSFRDGYFDDLLEMDKMPVSGMSMTYGTDSIVPDSANTGTAWASGNKSFLNAVNSFTDGTDCRWRFNGQQNAANFAHMTDNPRVENLWQYLKRRHGYRAGIVSTAAITDATPAVEGAYVAYRQMRLEIAKQYLANPMLGGRPAFDVILGGGADPFTGAGRTDGRDLISEFQALGYRYVTNASDLRGVGGGQPLLGLFTRGNTRPSSDGIRTASDVNMNVAYDKLRYQRPASEPAANLGNFTDQPMLDLMTQKAIEVLSSTFAQSPFILMVEAASIDKQSHPNDAAGTIWDTIEFDKSIGAARAWAAKRPVRDTLIVVTADHDQSMHIIGVSNIPDAEYFNRSKSEKITLDTPRGKQDFTIWGDSYTNARAGLPFINLSTGSANNSGAGGTPGTFEQSSSSSDPASSTYSTYFGSTAYRLDSQTGYPMNEGAGLRRLAVGFRTGDHTGSSVPVTAEGPGALLFTGYMDQSDIFFKMATAASTDTSEIDKTVDLLIKSDAFPKSIGK; this is encoded by the coding sequence ATGAATCATCGTGTGCTTGCCGCCGCTCTACTCACGGCTGCGTCCGCATTCTCTCAAGGTACGCCGAGTGTCACCATTCTTCTTCCAGAACACACCCGCTTGCTCCAGGGCCAGCAGGTCGACATCGTCCTGGAAGTCCGCAACGCCGCGAGTGTCAGTGGCCTCAAGGTAATGGCGGGAAACGTCGACTGGACTCAGAGATTCTCGCAGCCGGTCCAGGCCGAACTCGATTGCGACACGACCTCCGATTACGTGCTCCGGGCCGATCTCCAGTCTTTTGAGACGCCCGGCGAAGTGAAACTCGACGTGTCGATCTCGGCCGGCGGCACCGTCGTCACCGATTCGCGCGACATCCTCGTCCGCCCGTTCGCCGCCAACATGCGCCGCAACCTGATACTGTTCATCGGAGACGCCATGGGGACGGCCTACCGCGACGCCGCCCGGCTCGTCTCTCGCGCGATCGTCTCCAACGGCAAGAACTCCTTCCGCGACGGCTACTTCGATGACTTACTCGAGATGGACAAAATGCCGGTCAGCGGCATGTCCATGACTTACGGTACCGACTCGATCGTGCCGGATTCGGCCAACACCGGCACCGCCTGGGCCAGCGGCAACAAGAGCTTCCTAAACGCCGTGAACAGCTTCACCGACGGCACCGACTGCCGCTGGCGCTTCAACGGCCAGCAGAACGCGGCCAACTTCGCCCATATGACCGACAACCCGCGCGTGGAAAACCTCTGGCAGTACCTCAAGCGCCGCCACGGCTACCGCGCCGGAATCGTCTCCACCGCGGCTATCACCGACGCGACGCCAGCCGTCGAAGGCGCCTATGTCGCCTACCGCCAGATGCGCCTCGAGATCGCCAAACAGTACCTGGCCAACCCGATGCTCGGCGGCCGTCCCGCCTTCGACGTTATCCTCGGCGGCGGCGCCGACCCCTTCACCGGCGCCGGCCGCACCGATGGCCGCGACCTCATCAGTGAGTTCCAGGCCCTCGGCTACCGCTATGTCACCAACGCCAGCGACCTTCGCGGCGTCGGCGGCGGCCAGCCTTTGCTCGGCCTGTTCACGCGCGGTAACACCCGGCCGTCGAGCGATGGCATCCGCACCGCCAGCGATGTCAACATGAACGTCGCCTACGATAAGCTCCGCTACCAGCGCCCGGCTTCCGAACCGGCCGCGAACCTCGGCAACTTTACCGATCAGCCGATGCTCGATCTGATGACCCAAAAGGCCATCGAGGTTCTTTCCTCGACCTTCGCGCAGAGCCCGTTCATCCTGATGGTCGAGGCCGCCTCGATCGACAAGCAATCCCACCCGAACGACGCTGCCGGCACCATTTGGGACACCATCGAGTTCGACAAGTCGATCGGCGCCGCCCGCGCCTGGGCGGCCAAGCGCCCGGTGCGCGACACGTTGATCGTCGTGACCGCAGACCATGATCAGTCGATGCACATCATCGGAGTCTCCAACATCCCCGATGCGGAATACTTCAATCGCTCCAAGAGCGAGAAGATCACCCTCGACACGCCGCGCGGCAAGCAGGACTTTACGATCTGGGGCGATTCCTACACCAACGCTCGCGCCGGCCTGCCCTTCATCAACCTGAGCACCGGTTCTGCGAACAACTCCGGCGCCGGGGGAACGCCAGGCACCTTCGAGCAGTCCTCCTCGTCGAGCGATCCGGCGTCGAGCACTTACTCCACCTACTTCGGCAGCACCGCCTACCGCCTCGATTCGCAGACCGGGTACCCGATGAACGAAGGCGCCGGTCTCCGCCGCCTCGCCGTTGGCTTCCGTACCGGCGACCATACCGGGTCGAGCGTGCCGGTCACGGCCGAGGGTCCCGGAGCGCTCCTGTTCACCGGATATATGGATCAGTCCGACATCTTCTTCAAGATGGCCACCGCCGCCTCCACCGACACCAGCGAGATCGACAAGACGGTTGACTTGCTGATCAAGAGCGACGCCTTCCCGAAATCGATTGGTAAGTAG
- a CDS encoding cytochrome c3 family protein has translation MSFLRCVDMLGIVKTVRTAALPVLFALVAGGASFSHKKHSDLKLACVTCHATALKSVRAGFPNLAVCQGCHDPVPGGIDTIPSTRVYRLADFVIFSHARHTAKEAGAVECARCHGPVYEREALTAEVEHSMKACIACHRERKAAVNCVACHELGQ, from the coding sequence ATGAGTTTCCTCCGGTGCGTTGATATGCTGGGGATCGTGAAGACGGTTCGCACGGCGGCGCTTCCGGTTTTGTTCGCCCTCGTGGCCGGGGGAGCGAGTTTCAGCCACAAGAAACACAGTGACTTGAAGTTGGCTTGCGTGACATGCCACGCAACAGCGCTGAAGTCGGTCCGTGCCGGTTTCCCGAACCTGGCGGTCTGCCAGGGCTGCCACGATCCGGTTCCGGGCGGCATCGACACGATCCCGTCCACCCGCGTATACCGTCTCGCCGACTTCGTCATCTTTTCTCACGCGCGGCACACCGCCAAGGAAGCCGGCGCAGTGGAGTGCGCGCGTTGTCACGGGCCGGTGTACGAGCGGGAAGCGCTCACCGCCGAGGTGGAGCACTCGATGAAGGCCTGCATCGCCTGCCACCGGGAGAGGAAGGCGGCCGTCAACTGCGTGGCTTGTCACGAACTCGGGCAGTGA
- a CDS encoding DUF1906 domain-containing protein, translating into MSRYLGFDTARYQGDKIMQAWKTESPYAFTGYYLKAPCHSDASHMGARERLAKMGWGFLIIYVGRQAEGPCSKQPVDAALGELHGRDAIAKTAAEGFAPGSVVFLDVERMERIPAAMKKYVLAWFDEVNRSPFHGGVYCHVRNAAELRETIMAAHPADRPEPVFWVAGGKRFDPSRSVPADSSIPFARIWQGRLDTRQTHGGFEVNIDVNIADTPDPSAPLQASPIS; encoded by the coding sequence ATGAGCCGCTATCTCGGATTCGACACCGCCCGCTACCAGGGCGACAAGATCATGCAGGCGTGGAAGACCGAATCGCCCTACGCCTTCACCGGCTACTACCTCAAAGCGCCCTGCCACAGCGACGCCTCCCACATGGGTGCGCGCGAACGCCTGGCGAAGATGGGCTGGGGCTTTCTCATCATCTACGTGGGAAGACAAGCCGAGGGACCGTGCTCGAAACAGCCCGTCGATGCCGCGCTCGGCGAACTGCACGGCCGCGACGCTATCGCCAAAACCGCCGCGGAAGGCTTCGCGCCCGGCAGCGTAGTCTTCCTTGATGTCGAGCGTATGGAACGCATCCCGGCGGCGATGAAGAAATACGTCCTTGCCTGGTTTGACGAGGTCAACCGGAGCCCGTTCCACGGCGGCGTCTACTGCCACGTGCGCAACGCCGCAGAACTCCGCGAAACAATCATGGCGGCTCATCCCGCCGATCGTCCGGAACCGGTCTTCTGGGTGGCCGGCGGCAAGCGTTTCGATCCCTCCCGCAGCGTCCCCGCGGACAGCTCCATTCCGTTCGCCCGAATCTGGCAGGGGCGGCTCGACACGCGCCAGACGCATGGCGGCTTCGAGGTGAACATCGACGTCAACATCGCCGACACGCCCGACCCTTCGGCGCCCCTTCAAGCATCTCCAATCTCATGA
- the uvrB gene encoding excinuclease ABC subunit UvrB: MRFQLGVDYQPRGDQKAAIEQIVHGIGDGEKHQVLLGVTGSGKTFTMAKVIERVNRPALVLAHNKTLAAQLYHEFKSFFPQNAVEYFVSYYDYYQPEAYIPSSDTYIEKEATINNELDKLRLSATRSLFERRDCVIIASVSCIYGLGSPDAYYGMLMMLEKGQKTPRKEITQRLVDILYDRTESKFQRGAFRVRGDVIEVFPTYDDYAYRIELWGDEIESLYQIEPETGRIRHSYTRLPIYPKTHYVMSAETKETAAVSIRNELEWWHKELLGQGKAVEAQRLWQRTMFDLEMMKQVGYCHGIENYSRHFTNRLPGEAPPTLLDYLPVDAMVFIDESHQTVPQLGGMYHGDRSRKENLVAHGFRLPSALDNRPLTFEEYENRVNQVLYVSATPGPYELTRSSGVVVEQVIRPTGLIDPEVEVRPIRGQVDDLLKEIRARIDANERVLVTTLTKRMAEDLAQYYTEAGVKCAYLHSEVSTLDRIKILRDLRRGDIDALIGVNLLREGLDLPEVSLVAILDADKEGFLRSTGSLIQTIGRAARNVNGRAVLYADRRTDSMRAAMDETDRRRRIQIAYNEEHGITPQSIIKPIDMSLVAIAEADYVTVPLDDDDRRDEAASTPEEMTRLAEELEERMRDAARKFDFEAAAGLRDRVRALRAKLENAGVAGSPDRPDRRGTDAA, translated from the coding sequence ATGCGTTTCCAGCTCGGCGTCGACTATCAACCCCGCGGCGACCAGAAGGCCGCGATCGAACAGATCGTCCACGGCATCGGCGACGGCGAGAAGCACCAGGTTCTGCTCGGCGTCACGGGGTCCGGCAAGACGTTCACGATGGCGAAGGTGATCGAACGCGTCAACCGTCCGGCGCTGGTGCTGGCCCACAACAAGACCCTCGCGGCGCAGCTTTACCACGAGTTCAAGAGCTTCTTCCCGCAGAACGCGGTTGAGTACTTCGTCAGCTACTACGACTACTACCAGCCGGAAGCCTACATTCCGTCTTCGGACACCTACATCGAGAAAGAAGCCACGATCAACAACGAGCTCGACAAGCTTCGGCTGTCGGCCACGCGATCGCTATTCGAGCGCCGCGATTGCGTGATCATCGCGAGCGTGTCGTGCATCTACGGCCTCGGTTCGCCGGACGCCTACTACGGGATGCTGATGATGCTCGAGAAGGGCCAGAAAACGCCGCGCAAGGAGATTACGCAGCGGCTGGTGGACATCCTGTACGACCGGACGGAATCCAAGTTCCAGCGCGGCGCCTTCCGCGTGCGCGGCGACGTGATCGAGGTGTTCCCCACCTATGACGACTACGCCTACCGGATCGAGTTGTGGGGCGATGAGATCGAGTCGCTCTATCAGATTGAGCCTGAAACCGGCCGCATTCGCCACTCTTATACCCGGCTGCCGATCTATCCGAAGACGCACTACGTCATGAGCGCGGAGACGAAAGAGACCGCCGCGGTGAGCATCCGCAACGAGCTCGAGTGGTGGCACAAGGAGTTACTCGGCCAGGGCAAGGCGGTGGAAGCGCAACGCTTGTGGCAGCGGACGATGTTCGATCTCGAGATGATGAAGCAGGTCGGTTACTGCCACGGGATCGAGAATTACTCGCGCCACTTCACCAACCGTCTGCCGGGCGAAGCGCCGCCGACCCTGCTCGACTACCTGCCGGTGGACGCAATGGTGTTCATCGACGAGAGCCACCAGACGGTGCCGCAGCTCGGTGGCATGTACCACGGGGACCGGTCGCGCAAGGAGAATCTGGTGGCGCACGGGTTCCGCCTCCCCTCGGCGCTCGATAACCGGCCGCTTACTTTCGAGGAGTATGAAAACCGGGTGAACCAGGTGCTCTATGTTTCGGCGACGCCGGGTCCGTACGAACTCACCCGGAGCAGCGGTGTGGTGGTGGAACAGGTGATTCGCCCCACGGGGCTGATCGACCCCGAGGTGGAGGTGCGGCCGATCCGCGGCCAGGTGGATGATCTGCTCAAGGAGATCCGCGCCCGCATCGACGCCAACGAGCGCGTGCTGGTGACCACACTTACCAAGCGCATGGCCGAAGACCTGGCGCAGTACTACACCGAAGCCGGCGTCAAGTGCGCCTACTTACACTCGGAAGTGTCGACGCTGGACCGGATCAAGATTCTCCGGGACTTGCGGCGCGGCGACATCGACGCGTTGATCGGCGTAAATCTCCTGCGCGAAGGGCTTGACTTGCCGGAAGTGTCGCTGGTGGCGATTCTGGACGCCGACAAAGAAGGTTTCCTGCGCTCCACGGGGTCTTTGATTCAGACCATCGGCCGGGCGGCGCGCAACGTGAACGGGCGCGCGGTGCTTTACGCCGACCGCCGCACGGACAGCATGCGGGCGGCCATGGATGAGACCGATCGGCGGCGGCGCATTCAGATTGCTTACAATGAGGAGCATGGCATCACGCCTCAGTCGATCATAAAGCCGATCGACATGAGCCTCGTGGCCATTGCCGAGGCAGACTATGTAACTGTCCCCTTGGACGACGACGACCGCCGGGACGAAGCGGCGTCGACCCCCGAGGAGATGACCCGTCTTGCCGAGGAACTGGAGGAGCGCATGCGTGATGCTGCCCGTAAATTCGATTTCGAAGCGGCGGCGGGATTGCGCGATCGTGTGAGAGCGCTGAGGGCGAAGCTCGAGAATGCAGGGGTCGCTGGATCCCCAGATCGGCCTGATCGCCGCGGGACCGACGCGGCTTAG